One Fusobacterium sp. JB019 DNA window includes the following coding sequences:
- a CDS encoding low temperature requirement protein A — protein MFKKYKETIKHLEHDSLRTASKLELFFDLVYVGLIKDLSHFFLHDVTFTKFIWFILLFSGLWLNWLSMTYYHNRFGIAHIKNYTLTFINMLAILGVGRFECAFKNQNLIAIILSLLAAKISLLILWRQAAKDNAIHKRYLHHTLVTQDIIIVLIFISLFLEFSLAALLLSLILIIDFVNPLLTLEEYKKLPLIDEEHMNERFSLLMIIIFGEGIISLLNYLVKLKTMSSSTLFFTFLILFSIFILWLSIEKFVYEKSFSLKPLFTWIWWMIQLPLMISIVLFEKIIVELFEHHSIINYAHLGIMLGIIITLVVIENKIGDID, from the coding sequence ATGTTTAAAAAATACAAAGAAACCATCAAGCATTTAGAACACGATTCCTTAAGAACCGCTTCAAAACTTGAATTATTCTTTGACTTGGTTTATGTTGGATTAATTAAAGATTTATCTCATTTTTTCTTGCATGATGTGACTTTTACAAAATTTATATGGTTCATTTTATTATTTAGTGGGCTCTGGCTGAACTGGCTTAGTATGACCTATTATCATAATAGATTTGGAATAGCTCATATTAAAAATTACACCTTAACATTTATAAATATGCTTGCTATACTTGGAGTTGGAAGATTTGAATGTGCTTTTAAAAATCAAAATTTAATTGCTATTATCTTAAGTTTACTAGCAGCTAAAATATCTCTTTTAATTCTTTGGAGACAAGCTGCTAAGGACAATGCAATTCATAAAAGATATTTACATCACACTTTAGTTACACAAGATATCATAATTGTTTTAATATTTATATCTTTATTCCTTGAGTTTTCTTTGGCAGCTTTATTATTATCTTTAATTTTAATCATTGATTTTGTAAATCCATTGTTAACATTAGAAGAATATAAAAAACTTCCACTTATAGATGAAGAACATATGAATGAAAGATTTTCTTTACTTATGATTATTATTTTTGGAGAAGGAATTATAAGCCTTTTAAATTATTTAGTTAAATTAAAAACTATGAGTAGTTCCACTTTATTTTTTACATTTCTTATTCTTTTTTCAATATTTATTTTATGGTTATCTATTGAAAAATTTGTATATGAAAAATCATTTAGTTTAAAACCACTTTTCACTTGGATATGGTGGATGATTCAACTACCTTTAATGATATCAATAGTTTTATTTGAAAAAATTATAGTTGAGCTTTTTGAGCATCATTCAATTATAAATTATGCTCATCTAGGTATTATGCTTGGAATAATAATTACTTTAGTAGTAATTGAAAATAAGATAGGAGACATTGATTAA
- a CDS encoding ROK family protein — MYQKKAQENNETNAFRYIFYSKNNFVINDISENLDISFPTAKKIINNFLEKDIIFEEKKVGNGVGRKAMEYSFNNFFCYSIGVRLTKNRATILLTNAKGIMIREKTEYFLDSEEIQNEFLNVLKSFLKELPLKIKKKLIGIGISVPGIVSTENEFIEFSSQTKVHLSFIDKIKEELNFPVFMENESNLASIAEGFLTKHSDCSLFTVLTINDYVGISNFQQENLSKDFYFKAGRLHHMIVETNGRDCECGSKGCWGSYVSNRSLLLDFKKVFPNIKNFNEIFCMKYMDTKKGQEILDNYIKYLAVGIKNILFFSNPEKLIISGKICFHKETIKKRLLDEIYKDHIFYRGPETIAFSSFNDNSIVIGAAMFPIIDTLF; from the coding sequence ATGTACCAGAAAAAAGCACAAGAAAATAACGAGACCAATGCTTTTAGATATATCTTTTATTCCAAAAATAATTTTGTAATTAATGACATTTCTGAAAATTTAGACATTAGCTTTCCAACAGCAAAAAAGATAATCAATAATTTCTTAGAAAAAGATATTATCTTTGAAGAAAAAAAAGTTGGAAATGGAGTTGGAAGAAAAGCAATGGAATATTCCTTTAATAATTTTTTCTGTTATTCTATTGGAGTTAGACTAACTAAAAATAGAGCTACTATCCTTCTTACAAATGCTAAGGGAATTATGATTAGAGAAAAAACTGAATATTTTCTTGATAGTGAAGAAATACAAAATGAATTTTTAAATGTACTTAAAAGTTTCCTAAAAGAACTTCCTCTTAAAATCAAAAAAAAATTAATTGGTATTGGTATTTCAGTTCCTGGAATCGTCAGTACAGAAAATGAATTTATTGAATTTAGTTCTCAAACAAAGGTTCATCTTTCTTTTATTGATAAAATAAAAGAAGAACTGAATTTCCCTGTATTCATGGAAAACGAATCTAACTTAGCTTCCATAGCTGAAGGTTTTTTAACAAAGCATTCAGATTGTTCTCTTTTTACAGTACTTACAATTAATGATTATGTTGGAATCAGTAATTTTCAACAAGAAAATTTAAGCAAAGATTTCTATTTTAAAGCAGGTAGATTACATCATATGATAGTTGAGACTAATGGTAGAGATTGTGAGTGTGGATCAAAGGGATGTTGGGGATCTTATGTTTCAAATAGAAGTTTACTTTTAGACTTTAAGAAAGTGTTTCCTAATATTAAAAACTTTAATGAAATATTTTGTATGAAATATATGGATACGAAAAAAGGACAAGAAATATTAGACAACTATATAAAATATTTAGCTGTAGGGATTAAAAATATATTGTTTTTTTCAAATCCTGAAAAATTAATAATTTCAGGGAAAATTTGTTTTCATAAAGAAACTATTAAAAAAAGACTTTTAGATGAAATATATAAAGACCATATATTTTATAGAGGGCCAGAAACAATTGCTTTTTCTAGCTTTAATGATAACTCAATAGTTATAGGAGCTGCAATGTTTCCTATTATAGATACTTTATTTTAA
- the hutG gene encoding formimidoylglutamase — MKEIWKGRLDSFQKEDLRFWQIVTTAFEMKEESGVCFIGYDTDDGVKRNLGRPGAEKGSNSIRSAMKSYPIIENVKLYDFGNLENKKLEEAQEEYSDKIKIVLDKKNFPIGLGGGHDIAYGSYLGLRKAYPNKKIGVINFDTHLDMRDYSKGGTSGTSFKQILDSDKEAKYMIIGYKDIGNTERLREEARKKGVIIIKEEYSDEYIYEEIQKFADSVDILQVTFCMDVFDASIAPGVSAPTILGLEGKRAIKMLRKILETKKVEITDIAEVNPYYDIDMRTAKLAGNIIYEIVQSKSS; from the coding sequence ATGAAGGAAATTTGGAAGGGAAGATTAGATAGTTTCCAAAAAGAAGATTTAAGATTTTGGCAAATAGTTACCACTGCCTTTGAAATGAAAGAGGAAAGTGGAGTTTGCTTTATTGGATATGATACAGATGATGGGGTAAAAAGAAATTTAGGAAGACCTGGAGCAGAAAAAGGATCCAATTCAATTAGAAGTGCTATGAAATCTTATCCAATTATTGAAAATGTGAAATTGTATGATTTTGGAAATTTAGAAAATAAAAAATTAGAAGAAGCTCAGGAAGAATATTCTGATAAGATAAAAATTGTTTTAGATAAGAAAAATTTCCCAATTGGTTTAGGTGGGGGACATGATATTGCTTATGGATCTTATCTAGGACTTAGAAAAGCTTATCCTAATAAAAAAATTGGAGTTATAAATTTTGATACTCACCTTGATATGAGAGATTATTCAAAGGGAGGAACTTCAGGAACTTCTTTTAAACAAATATTAGATTCTGATAAAGAAGCAAAATATATGATAATAGGATATAAGGATATAGGAAATACTGAAAGATTAAGGGAAGAAGCGAGAAAAAAAGGAGTTATAATAATAAAGGAAGAATATTCAGATGAATATATATATGAAGAGATTCAAAAATTTGCTGACAGTGTAGACATATTACAAGTTACATTTTGTATGGATGTATTTGATGCAAGTATAGCACCAGGTGTTTCAGCACCAACAATATTAGGCTTAGAAGGGAAGCGAGCAATAAAAATGTTAAGAAAAATTTTAGAAACAAAAAAAGTAGAAATTACAGATATTGCAGAAGTTAATCCATATTATGATATAGACATGAGAACTGCAAAATTAGCAGGGAATATAATTTATGAAATTGTTCAAAGTAAAAGTAGCTAG